The following coding sequences lie in one Corticium candelabrum chromosome 10, ooCorCand1.1, whole genome shotgun sequence genomic window:
- the LOC134185383 gene encoding uncharacterized protein K02A2.6-like produces the protein MNVAGRQIELEIDTGATVTVIPTSTYQKYLKHIELRPSTTRLHAYSGQPLNVQGEAEVPVRYKEQQVNVKFYVVKVNNKPAILGRDWLKHFKLDWDSIFTVQKFQAIDPVKTFPQLFGTGVGTLVAYQANIMLNTDAKPKFHRPRPIPYALHRKVDAEIERMRKEGDENFRRCGDYKVTINPYIDLDQYPKPNPDDLFSTLAGGKKFSRLDLKQAYQQMLVDPRSQQYLNINTHKGVFTYSMMPFGISSAPSIWQRAIDNVLSGLDGVICYLDDILIVGNSDEQHNLRLFTVLERLNQAGIKLKMENVNLASLR, from the exons ATGAACGTTGCTGGAAGACAGATAGAGCTGGAAATCGATACCGGAGCAACAGTTACGGTTATCCCCACTAGTACATATCAGAAGTACTTGAAACATATAGAGTTGCGCCCAAGTACCACCAGATTGCACGCGTACAGTGGACAGCCCTTGAATGTGCAAGGAGAAGCGGAAGTTCCTGTAAGATACAAGGAACAGCAAGTAAATGTAAAGTTTTATGTGGTAAAAGTGAACAACAAGCCCGCCATCCTAGGAAGAGACTGGTTGAAACATTTTAAACTAGATTGGGATTCAATCTTCACTGTACAGAAATTTCAGGCAATAGACCCAGTGAAAACCTTTCCACAGTTGTTTGGCACTGGGGTAGGTACATTGGTTGCATATCAGGCCAACATCATGTTGAATACAGATGCCAAACCAAAGTTTCATCGACCCAGACCGATTCCATATGCCTTGCATAGGAAGGTCGATGCTGAAATCGAACGGATGCGGAAGGAAG GGGATGAAAATTTTAGACGATGTGGCGACTACAAGGTCACCATCAACCCCTATATTGATTTGGATCAATATCCGAAGCCGAATCCAGATGACTTGTTTTCGACCTTAGCAGGAGGGAAGAAATTTTCTCGTTTGGATCTCAAACAAGCCTATCAACAGATGTTAGTAGACCCCAGAAGTCAGCAATACCTAAACATTAATACGCACAAGGGCGTGTTTACGTACTCAATGATGCCATTTGGCATAAGCTCAGCACCCAGTATATGGCAACGAGCTATAGATAACGTTCTATCAGGACTGGACGGAGTCATCTGCTACCTAGATGATATTCTAATAGTGGGCAACAGTGATGAACAGCATAACCTCAGGTTATTCACGGTCTTGGAAAGACTGAACCAAGCCGGAATTAAGCTAAAAATGGAAAATGTGAATTTGGCAAGTCTAAGGTAG